The following are encoded together in the Hemicordylus capensis ecotype Gifberg chromosome 4, rHemCap1.1.pri, whole genome shotgun sequence genome:
- the LOC128323540 gene encoding alanine and arginine-rich domain-containing protein-like isoform X1 produces MLFLLQVSSTSHFTPHFLWLDIEGGGKGEGWRFSIQENLIGNNASLRASKTKGRASGGMLSAVSRERLPCISSSLLLPCRGLDARMNAESEETFSSMLLEDLKQRLLQAFRGQGPGGASSPQLLRPAAREGRGKRTVSVQEELHKAYLEGTIVWLRGELLEMKSQNRKLAQTLLDLSTEIQRLRHEGDMSAALESKTLSIAASPE; encoded by the exons ATGTTATTTCTCCTCCAGGTCTCCTCCACCTCCCACTTCACTCCCCACTTTCTTTGGCTTGATatagagggtggggggaagggtgaGGGGTGGAGATTTTCCATCCAAGAGAACCTCATTGGCAACAATGCCAGTCTCAGGGCCAGCAAAACAAAAGGGAGGGCCAGCGGAGGAATGCTGTCTGCAGTCTCCCGAGAGAGGCTTCCTTGCATCTCCAGttctctccttctcccctgcAGAGGCCTGGATGCAAGGATGAATGCAGAGAGTGAGGAAACCTTCTCCAGCATGCTGCTGGAAGATCTAAAGCAGAGGCTGCTCCAAGCCTTCCGGGGACAGGGCCCCGGAGGAGCCTCAAGCCCTCAGCTGCTCAGGCCTGCTGCAAGAGAGGGCAGAGGAAAGAGGACGGTGTCTGTCCAGGAGGAACTGCACAAAGCGTACCTAGAGGGGACCATTGTCTGGCTCCGAGGAGAACTG CTGGAGATGAAGTCCCAGAACCGCAAGCTTGCCCAAACCCTGCTGGATTTAAGCACAGAAATACAGAGGCTGAGACATGAAGGTGACATGTCAGCAGCTCTAGAATCAAAGACACTGAGCATTGCTGCAAGCCCAGAATAA